The following proteins are encoded in a genomic region of Bosea beijingensis:
- a CDS encoding substrate-binding periplasmic protein, with the protein MKRDKVIVAVSSTARPNGFVDEAGKLTGFEVEFARLMAKALVGDANKVELMTTTVDGRFPAVLSGRADFGISTATIYPDRAVRLAFTRPYIDSSTLVVVPKASPIKTLADLDNANVVFGSTNSAAMVDRAKRYAPKAQAVFFDTDSAAALALKSGRSAAWQADSAAANYFVGQNQADFRLLEGSLGTINNNAIFMKPGDFQLWLALDTIVREYVNGSRYGEYQALYKTWFGKDAPPQRPFNQN; encoded by the coding sequence GTGAAACGCGATAAGGTGATCGTCGCCGTTTCGAGCACGGCCCGCCCGAACGGCTTCGTCGACGAGGCGGGCAAGTTAACGGGCTTCGAGGTCGAGTTTGCTCGGCTCATGGCGAAGGCTTTGGTCGGCGACGCCAACAAGGTCGAGCTGATGACCACGACGGTGGACGGCCGCTTTCCGGCTGTGTTGTCGGGCAGAGCGGATTTCGGCATCTCGACGGCGACGATCTATCCGGACCGCGCAGTGCGCCTGGCCTTCACGCGCCCTTATATCGATTCCAGCACGCTCGTCGTGGTGCCCAAGGCCTCCCCGATCAAGACGCTGGCCGATCTCGACAATGCCAACGTCGTCTTCGGCTCGACCAACAGCGCCGCCATGGTCGACCGCGCCAAGCGCTACGCGCCCAAGGCCCAGGCTGTCTTCTTCGACACCGATAGCGCTGCGGCGTTGGCGTTGAAGAGCGGGCGCTCCGCGGCCTGGCAAGCCGATTCCGCCGCCGCCAATTACTTCGTCGGCCAGAACCAGGCCGATTTCCGGCTGCTGGAAGGCTCGCTCGGTACGATCAACAACAACGCGATCTTCATGAAGCCCGGGGACTTCCAGCTCTGGCTGGCGCTCGACACCATCGTACGCGAATACGTCAATGGCTCGCGGTATGGCGAGTATCAAGCGCTCTACAAGACCTGGTTCGGCAAGGATGCGCCACCGCAGCGCCCCTTCAACCAGAACTGA
- a CDS encoding amino acid ABC transporter permease — translation MTLALAALALIGATFGGVVVAALTTSRFSVLRGVGRGFVELMRNTPILVQIFVLYFGMPTLGLRLSAFSSAVLALSLQNSAYIGEIYRAGLESVHMRQREAALALGMLPRTALWTIIAPQAFRRIVPPLGNQLIIIVKDTSVASTIAVAELTQAGKLLLDRSAAPYETFATVALFYLAISAAIAGILKLVALRLPVRV, via the coding sequence ATGACCCTCGCGCTGGCGGCGCTGGCGCTGATCGGCGCAACGTTCGGCGGCGTCGTCGTCGCCGCGCTCACGACGAGCCGCTTCAGTGTGCTGCGCGGGGTCGGCCGGGGCTTCGTGGAGCTGATGCGGAACACGCCGATCCTCGTGCAGATCTTCGTGCTGTACTTCGGAATGCCGACGCTGGGCCTGCGGCTCTCGGCGTTCTCCTCCGCCGTGCTGGCGCTTTCGCTCCAGAACAGCGCCTATATCGGCGAGATCTATCGCGCCGGTCTCGAATCCGTGCATATGCGCCAACGCGAAGCGGCGCTGGCGCTCGGCATGCTGCCACGCACCGCGCTTTGGACGATCATCGCGCCTCAGGCTTTCCGACGGATCGTGCCGCCGCTCGGCAATCAGCTCATCATCATCGTCAAGGACACCTCGGTCGCTTCGACGATCGCCGTCGCCGAGCTGACGCAGGCCGGCAAGCTGCTGCTCGATCGCAGCGCGGCGCCTTACGAGACCTTCGCGACGGTGGCCCTGTTCTACCTCGCCATCAGTGCCGCGATCGCCGGCATCCTGAAGCTCGTCGCGCTTCGCCTACCGGTGAGGGTGTGA